One Ruficoccus amylovorans genomic window carries:
- a CDS encoding S8 family peptidase has translation MKKALSLTAALLLLTLSAWVAWSLGRSSREAPSGPSALQPEAVFTPNADTGFSPAVSTAPSTPAGLATPDYPPPPPGAIRGEVALVFDSQAEYQQALAWLREQGIDILNTLPGLNAIRIGTTDPAWKRLGASPGQVGYNFPIAPPPPVGDSPYLNAANLGFGETVLSFLGVPEPDPRWGQGVTVAVLDSGVMSDHVNLEDARILSPERVGQSDPVGHGTAVASLIAGQDSPVLGLAAGTTILSLPVLNDDGLSDTFRVSAAVVQAVDLGARVISMSLGAYGDSAVLRQAIKYAREHGVVLVASVGNDGAGQVAYPAAYDGVLAVAAVDALSQPASFSNYGPQVDIAAPGVQVPVAWTGDRFASVSGTSFSTPLVAAAVALVLQQDPRLSGPEAVRVVLDNANDAALPGKDEFTGEGVLNIERILERNRRGVFDAAVASYNLPTEPLAGADNQIDITVENRGTEYLSQVQLNVQVGEQRESYFLGALKPGEIATQPVPVSTKLLSAGTGVEIRASVSINGEDSHPANDSRTETLLLQTAE, from the coding sequence ATGAAAAAAGCGCTTTCTCTCACCGCCGCCCTCCTCCTGCTCACTCTCAGCGCGTGGGTGGCCTGGTCGCTGGGACGCTCCTCGCGTGAAGCACCGTCCGGCCCGTCCGCTTTACAGCCGGAAGCAGTTTTCACTCCGAACGCGGACACCGGTTTCTCGCCCGCTGTTTCCACCGCCCCCTCAACACCCGCCGGACTCGCCACCCCCGATTATCCGCCACCGCCGCCCGGGGCGATTCGCGGCGAGGTGGCGCTGGTTTTTGACAGCCAGGCCGAGTATCAGCAGGCCCTGGCCTGGCTGCGCGAACAGGGGATCGACATCCTCAACACCCTGCCCGGCCTCAACGCCATCCGCATCGGCACCACCGACCCGGCCTGGAAACGCCTCGGCGCCAGCCCCGGCCAGGTGGGGTATAATTTCCCCATCGCGCCGCCTCCACCGGTCGGCGACTCGCCCTACCTCAACGCGGCCAACCTCGGCTTCGGCGAGACCGTGCTGAGCTTTCTCGGCGTGCCCGAGCCAGACCCGCGCTGGGGCCAAGGGGTGACCGTGGCCGTGCTCGACTCCGGCGTGATGAGCGACCATGTCAACCTGGAGGACGCCCGCATCCTTTCTCCCGAGCGCGTCGGCCAGAGCGATCCCGTCGGGCACGGAACGGCGGTGGCCTCACTGATCGCCGGGCAGGACTCCCCCGTCCTCGGGCTGGCCGCGGGCACGACCATCCTAAGCCTGCCCGTGCTCAATGACGACGGCCTCAGTGACACCTTTCGCGTCTCGGCGGCAGTGGTTCAGGCGGTCGATCTGGGGGCGCGGGTCATCAGCATGAGCCTCGGTGCCTATGGCGACAGCGCGGTCCTGAGACAAGCGATCAAGTATGCCCGCGAACACGGGGTCGTACTCGTTGCCTCGGTCGGCAACGACGGAGCCGGGCAGGTCGCCTACCCCGCCGCCTACGACGGGGTGCTCGCGGTGGCGGCGGTTGACGCGCTTTCGCAGCCTGCCTCCTTCTCCAACTACGGCCCGCAAGTGGACATCGCCGCGCCCGGCGTGCAGGTGCCGGTGGCGTGGACCGGCGATCGCTTTGCCAGCGTCTCGGGCACCTCGTTCAGCACCCCGCTCGTGGCGGCCGCCGTCGCGCTCGTGCTCCAGCAAGACCCCCGCCTGAGCGGTCCCGAAGCCGTTCGTGTCGTCCTCGACAACGCCAACGATGCCGCCCTGCCTGGCAAGGACGAGTTCACCGGCGAGGGTGTGCTCAACATTGAGCGCATCCTCGAGCGCAACCGGCGCGGCGTATTCGATGCCGCCGTGGCCAGCTACAACCTCCCGACCGAACCGCTGGCCGGAGCGGACAACCAGATCGACATCACGGTGGAAAATCGCGGCACCGAGTACCTCAGTCAGGTTCAGTTGAATGTCCAGGTCGGCGAGCAGCGCGAAAGCTACTTTCTCGGGGCGCTCAAGCCGGGCGAGATCGCCACCCAGCCGGTCCCGGTCAGCACCAAACTGCTCTCCGCCGGGACTGGTGTCGAGATCCGGGCCTCCGTCAGCATCAACGGCGAGGACTCCCACCCCGCCAACGACTCACGCACGGAGACTCTTCTGCTGCAAACCGCGGAATAA
- a CDS encoding phosphopantothenoylcysteine decarboxylase — MNASPIRCLITAGPTREYFDPVRFISNPSSGKMGYALAAAARDAGWRVDLVSGPVALPAPEGVEVVPVVTGREMLAAVQELFPLCNILIKVAAVCDMRPKRRFPDKVKKDELALTVEFEPVEDILKTVAAGKQPGQIVIGFAAETQNVEAYARRKLAEKKLDWIVANRVGGARSAFESDRNDVLLIGSDGEKLAFGPGAKTDIAHQLIGYLNAYHFVH; from the coding sequence ATGAACGCAAGCCCTATCCGTTGCCTGATCACCGCCGGCCCCACTCGTGAGTACTTCGACCCGGTCCGCTTTATCAGTAATCCTTCCAGTGGAAAAATGGGCTACGCCCTCGCCGCTGCCGCCCGTGACGCCGGTTGGCGGGTGGACCTGGTCAGCGGGCCGGTGGCCCTGCCCGCACCCGAAGGGGTGGAAGTCGTGCCGGTGGTCACGGGACGAGAAATGCTCGCCGCCGTGCAGGAGCTTTTTCCGCTCTGCAATATCCTGATCAAAGTGGCGGCGGTTTGCGACATGCGTCCGAAACGGCGTTTCCCCGACAAGGTGAAAAAGGACGAGCTCGCGCTCACGGTGGAGTTCGAGCCGGTCGAGGACATTCTCAAAACCGTGGCCGCCGGGAAACAACCGGGGCAGATCGTGATCGGCTTCGCGGCCGAGACACAGAATGTCGAGGCCTACGCGCGTCGTAAGCTGGCCGAGAAAAAACTCGACTGGATCGTGGCCAATCGGGTTGGCGGGGCCAGGAGCGCCTTCGAGTCCGACCGCAACGATGTGCTGCTCATTGGCAGCGACGGCGAGAAGCTCGCCTTCGGTCCCGGAGCCAAGACCGACATTGCCCACCAGTTGATCGGCTACCTCAACGCCTACCACTTTGTTCACTGA
- a CDS encoding lytic transglycosylase domain-containing protein, protein MKQFLKKLINHPTWFCLTCLTLGSLTGLLNGLSSRPSAPRPATPERVWRYIAQEAPKRGIDPQFVYAIAWAESSLNPRASSGYANGMMQLSEIAWDEVSNTSYQLAWNWHTNVYVAIDYLAFCKNFLEQNGHFSYPLLAACYRYGPYKVKAANYSLSQLPAPSNRIYQQLFAGNTAPVKTP, encoded by the coding sequence ATGAAGCAATTTCTAAAGAAACTGATTAACCACCCCACCTGGTTCTGCCTAACCTGCCTCACCCTGGGCTCCCTCACTGGCCTGCTCAACGGTCTCTCCTCCCGGCCCTCCGCCCCCCGCCCCGCGACACCGGAACGCGTCTGGAGGTACATTGCCCAAGAAGCGCCCAAGCGCGGGATCGACCCTCAGTTCGTGTACGCCATCGCCTGGGCCGAGAGCAGCCTCAACCCGCGGGCCAGTTCCGGCTACGCCAACGGGATGATGCAGCTCAGCGAAATCGCCTGGGACGAAGTCAGCAACACCTCCTACCAACTGGCCTGGAACTGGCACACCAATGTCTATGTCGCCATTGACTACCTCGCTTTCTGCAAAAACTTTCTGGAGCAAAACGGGCACTTCTCCTATCCCCTGCTGGCTGCCTGCTACCGCTACGGCCCCTACAAGGTCAAGGCCGCCAACTACTCGCTGAGCCAGCTCCCCGCCCCCTCCAACAGGATTTACCAGCAGCTCTTCGCCGGTAACACCGCGCCGGTCAAGACTCCGTAG
- a CDS encoding VC0807 family protein — protein MSDTAQESTPKPASERRENPWLNLIFNLAAPILLLTKGDKWFGFLSDSQVLIAALAFPIGYFLYDLKIRKKVNGLSILGFISVLLTGGIGLLKLSPMVFAVKETLLPLIFGVAVVASLKTKKPVIRMFLLNPTVMETEKLEAHLDTPEKQSVFQDILVRCTWIFASSFLVSAAVNFTVTRLVVKTDPNIDQAAYNAELGTQTWITWVVMTVLTLPLMFLAMWYLFKRIRELTGLGMEDLLVDPKKQAAVKAGS, from the coding sequence ATGAGCGACACCGCCCAAGAGTCCACTCCAAAGCCAGCCTCCGAGCGCAGGGAAAACCCCTGGCTGAACCTCATTTTCAACCTCGCCGCCCCCATCCTGCTACTGACCAAGGGCGACAAGTGGTTCGGCTTCCTCAGCGACTCGCAGGTGCTGATCGCGGCGCTGGCCTTCCCCATCGGCTACTTTCTGTACGATCTGAAGATCCGCAAAAAGGTCAACGGCCTCTCCATCCTCGGCTTTATCAGCGTGCTGCTGACCGGCGGCATCGGCCTGCTCAAGCTCAGCCCGATGGTCTTCGCGGTCAAGGAAACACTCCTGCCGCTGATCTTCGGCGTGGCCGTCGTCGCCTCGCTCAAGACGAAAAAGCCCGTCATCCGGATGTTCCTGCTCAACCCGACCGTGATGGAGACCGAGAAGCTCGAAGCCCATCTGGACACCCCTGAAAAGCAGTCCGTCTTTCAGGACATCCTCGTGCGCTGCACCTGGATTTTCGCCTCGTCGTTTCTGGTCAGCGCGGCGGTCAACTTCACCGTCACACGTCTGGTGGTCAAGACCGACCCGAACATCGACCAGGCCGCCTACAACGCCGAACTGGGCACCCAGACCTGGATCACCTGGGTCGTCATGACCGTGCTCACCCTGCCGCTGATGTTCCTGGCCATGTGGTACTTGTTCAAGCGCATCCGCGAGCTGACCGGCCTCGGCATGGAAGACCTCCTGGTGGACCCCAAAAAACAGGCCGCCGTCAAAGCCGGAAGCTGA
- a CDS encoding GFA family protein, whose product MTTLPLTGSCLCGGVAFSVRSEPLDFRYCFCESCRKATGSAHASNLIVPLDGLIWTRGESLIGRFVEQRANPGFPVWFCRSCGSFLPHIGRSGKVYVVPAGLIDSPPGLRPRLVMCRDEAPDWYLPAGELPDAEG is encoded by the coding sequence ATGACAACGTTGCCGTTGACGGGATCGTGCCTGTGCGGGGGAGTGGCCTTTTCCGTGAGGTCGGAGCCGCTGGACTTCCGCTACTGCTTCTGTGAAAGCTGCCGCAAAGCGACCGGAAGCGCCCATGCCTCAAACTTGATTGTCCCGCTCGACGGGCTGATCTGGACACGGGGTGAGTCCTTGATCGGGCGCTTCGTCGAGCAGCGGGCGAACCCGGGCTTTCCGGTCTGGTTTTGTCGTAGCTGCGGGTCGTTCCTGCCCCATATCGGGCGCTCGGGGAAGGTTTATGTCGTTCCCGCCGGATTGATCGACTCGCCGCCAGGCCTGCGGCCCCGGCTCGTCATGTGCCGGGACGAAGCCCCGGACTGGTATCTGCCCGCCGGGGAGTTGCCGGACGCGGAGGGGTAG
- a CDS encoding sensor histidine kinase, producing MPEKSTHLDRILGRIDDLDSDNLATLVRRLVRERGLLETVFNTIQEGILVVDQSGRVEYANAAAAHLIGLKEKDLGHAVLWKVMPDLSQILDFDREASPAMMPASSRELEITYPEPRFVRLYVVPFETEEEEERQLRYAIIISDITEEKTTTEERIANERISSIFDLAAGVAHELGNPLNSINIHLQLMRRQLSRLGREPATEKIKSSLEACTNEVQRLDGIITHFLQAIRPQPPDLRETDLIETLYDVLNLQGPELHNLNIHVDVEVRADLPPVMADPEQLKQVFFNITKNAMEAMDAGGDLKITAHADDDYVTLIFADTGVGISQQDLPRVFQPYYTSKSGGHGLGMMVVQRIMRDHGGQIGIDSKPGTGTVISLRFPQRHRRMRMLESR from the coding sequence ATGCCAGAGAAAAGCACCCACCTTGACCGCATTCTTGGCCGGATTGACGACTTGGATTCGGACAATCTGGCTACCCTCGTGCGCCGCCTCGTCCGCGAACGCGGCTTGCTGGAGACAGTTTTCAACACCATTCAGGAGGGCATCCTCGTGGTGGACCAATCGGGGCGAGTCGAGTACGCCAACGCCGCCGCCGCGCACCTCATCGGGCTGAAGGAGAAAGACCTCGGGCACGCCGTGCTTTGGAAGGTCATGCCCGATTTGAGCCAGATCCTCGATTTCGACCGTGAGGCCAGCCCGGCCATGATGCCCGCCTCCTCGCGCGAACTTGAGATCACCTATCCGGAGCCGCGTTTCGTGCGGCTCTACGTGGTGCCCTTCGAGACCGAGGAGGAGGAGGAGCGCCAACTGCGTTACGCGATCATCATTTCCGACATCACCGAGGAGAAGACAACCACGGAGGAGCGCATCGCCAACGAGCGCATCTCGTCTATCTTCGATCTCGCCGCGGGAGTCGCCCATGAACTGGGCAACCCGCTTAACTCAATCAACATTCACCTCCAGCTCATGCGTCGCCAGCTCTCCCGGTTGGGGCGCGAGCCCGCTACGGAAAAAATCAAATCCTCGCTCGAAGCCTGCACCAACGAGGTGCAGCGGCTGGACGGGATCATCACGCACTTTCTCCAGGCCATCCGCCCGCAGCCGCCGGACCTGCGCGAGACGGACCTGATCGAAACCCTCTACGACGTGCTCAATCTCCAGGGCCCCGAATTACACAATCTCAACATCCACGTCGATGTCGAGGTACGGGCAGACCTGCCGCCGGTCATGGCCGACCCCGAGCAGCTCAAGCAGGTGTTTTTCAACATCACCAAAAACGCGATGGAGGCGATGGACGCCGGAGGCGATCTCAAGATCACCGCCCACGCCGACGACGATTACGTGACGCTCATTTTCGCCGACACCGGGGTCGGGATCTCGCAGCAGGATTTGCCCCGGGTTTTCCAGCCCTACTACACGAGCAAATCCGGCGGCCACGGCCTGGGGATGATGGTCGTCCAGCGCATCATGCGCGATCACGGCGGCCAGATCGGCATCGACAGCAAGCCCGGCACGGGAACTGTCATCAGCCTGCGCTTCCCGCAGCGCCACCGCCGCATGCGCATGCTCGAGTCCCGCTAA